The genomic region TCACTCCAATAAATGTGTTGTCTTTCAATATGAGAAAAAACAGAGGTGATGAGAAAATGTAGGTGTCTCGCAGTAGCTGGGATCTAGGCATGGACTATGGTACTGATCCCAGCCGTTGAGGATTCTGCAATGGCGACTTGATCCGATGCAGTGTTACTGTAGAATCAAGTGGAgagggatctgattggctcCAGGCATCACGTCTAGATGGGAAGACTAGTGATTGACAGTTATGCTCCACAGTCTGTCTGTCATTTCCAGCGTCATGACTGGGTGGTTATGTAATCGAATGGAATCGGAAAGTTCAGTTTAAAATGCATTGGGTGCTCCGGTAGTGAAGCGGTCTGACTCCAGTGCAGATGGACCCGGTTctgctctctcccacacacccagGCTGCTGGCCACTGTGAAGGCTTGTGCACAGTACTGTGTCAGTCATTCAGACACCTCGGTCAAAGAAGCGACTGCTAACCTGCCACTTTCCACTCAGTCTAGTCTCCGTCTAGACTTCCACTGTCATGTAGTGTTACTTCAACAGGAACTCCAGTGAACTGCGGTTTTCATAATCACAACGTGACAAACACTTGTGTTGTAGAGGACACTGTGGAAGGAGGCTGCTGTGCTGTAGGAAGCGCACCAGTAGGGGGAGCTCTGGAGTCACAGAAACAGATTTAGATTAGAAAGGGCCTCACAGTAACAGAAATCAAGCGAGTAAGATCACATGACGCTGCAGCACTGGCAGGTTTTCCTCTTCGGGCCATCCACACCCTCTGCTTGGTTCTTATGCGCCATGCCTGTTAGTGGAGTGACTTTGGAGGCCAGTAGGGGATCGTTCTCGGTCAGCTGTCTCGGGGTTGGCGGCTTCCTGCTGGAGCCCTCTCCTGCCCTGTTAAGAGGGATCTCCTGGAACGTGTTGCTTGTGGAGACCGGCGTGACCTGTACGTACTGAGGTGCATGTTCCTGCTGGGGTTGACACCTGGCGTCAGCCTGATGAACGGGCCCTGTGGAACACTGCATTCTGAAGAGTTCCAGAATCGTTGACATCTCTGGCGATGTGTCGGCGCCCTCTGCTGTTTCACTGTGGAACTGCTCTGAACTGGTGAGGGCAGGGACCACCTGCTCCATGTGGCCCGCCAGGATTCTGTCAGCCAGATTTTCCAACAGACCAGAGGCTGTGGCGTCAGTGCCGCAGTCCGTATTATTGGCAGTACTAGTCGCAGTGCTGCTTGCTCTGGTGAGATCCCTGCTGGTGGCCACACTAGTGTCTGTGTCGTTTTCTCGTCCCTCGTCAACTGTGTCATGTGCAGTATGGACATGATCAGCTGACATTTCTATATGATTCCAAAACTTTGCTGTTCCAGCCTCAACCTGACCATAATCAGCAGATTCCACTTTTTCTTCCGTGTGCTCTTCCGTGTGCTCTTCCATTTGCTCTTCCGTGTACTCTTCCATATGCTCTTCCGTGTGCTCTTCCGTGTGCTCTTCCGTGTGCTCTTCCATATGCTCTTCCGTGTGCTCTTCCGTGTGCTCTTCCGTGTGCTCTTCCGTGTACTCTTCCATGTGCTCTTCCGTGTGCTCTTCCGTGTGCTCTTCCATTTGCTCTTCCGTGTGCTCTTCCGTGTGCTCTTCCATTTGCTCTTCCGTGTGCTGGGCTCGAGGATCATCCTGCTTGGGAACCTCTGTAACTTCATCTCCCTCATCTGTGATGATCACTCTCTCCGCATGGATGATTGTGCTGCTGTCGTCCTcgtcacacacaccctggcCAGGTTGCACATCTGAGAAGCCCAGGAAGGTCAACGTGATTGGCCCGTCAGGGAACCCATTACCACACGGCAGTTCGTCCTGCTGAGGGGCGCTGTGGGAGTTCTCCTCCCCCCCATCGCCATTGGTGAGAGGCAAGGTAGATGGAGTGACCGTCACTTTCTGCACACCATCTGTGGTCTCGTTCATCTTCTCCAGGGCCCCCTGCACCAGGTGACCTACAGAGAGATTGTGCAAAGTTCAAGAATTCTGCAATGTCTGCAGAAAATGTCTAGCAGAGCAAACAATGATTCTCATTGGTTAGTTTAACTGTGAGACAGGAAATCAGTCTTACCAAGAGAGAAACAGTACAGGATACAGTGTGCAGCTCAGGAGACGTACACGCATGAACAGAAAGAGGACGGATGAGGGACAgtagagaggacaggagacagGAGGGACAGTAGAGAGGAGATATCACGGGGTGTAGAGAGATGAGTAGCACAGAGAATAGAAAGAGTAGAGCTTAAGAATAAAACTCATCAGTGAATTATTCCTCAAGCTTCCTTTATATGCATTATATGATTTCTTTCAAGCTCTAAATATAAAAGTAAAAGCATTTCCCCTCACTTTCATGAATGAGCGAGTCTGAAAATCTTAAagctttatttaaaattatttttagaaATGTGTTTGTTCTGACAGTTTCAAACATATTAAGGAACATATCAAGAAAAGAGAAGATGGCAGCTGGGAAAGCAGACAGGTGTAAATGGGCATTTCACTCACCCGCTGGAAGGTGATTCACTCCTTCCCTTCTCTGTgaaacagacaggagagagacagcaggtGATTAGACCCACCACTCACTCGtaagtgtgtagggtgtagggtggattTAGTGTacatgtggggagggtgtatggtgggtttagtgtagatgtggggagggtggagggtgtagggtgggtttagtgtagatgtggggagggtgtatggtggggttagtgtagatgtggggagggtgtagggtggatttagtgtagatgtggggagggtgtatggtgggtttagtgtagatgtggggagggtgtatggtgggtttagtgtagatatgaggagggtgtatggtgggtgtagtgtagatgtggggagggtgtatggtgggtaTAGTGTAGATATGAggagggtgtatggtgggtttagtgtagatgtggggagggtgtagggtggatttagtgtagatgtggggagggtgtagggtgggtttagtgtagatgtggggagggtgtatggtgggtttagtgtagatgtggggagggtgtatggtgggtttagtgtagatatgaggagggtgtatggtgggtgtagtgtagatgtggggagggtgtatggtgggtaTAGTGTAGATATGAggagggtgtatggtgggtttagtgtagatgtggggagggtgtagggtgggtttagtgtagatgtggggagggtgtatggtgggtttagtgtagatgtggggagggtgtatggtgggtttagtgtagatgtggggagggtgtatggtgggtttagtgtagatgtggggagggtgtatggtgggtttagtgtagatgtggggagtgtgtatggtgggtttagtgtagatgtggggagggtgtatggtgggtttagtgtagatgtggggagggtgtatggtgggtttagtgtagatatgaggagggtgtatggtgggtttagtgtagatgtggggagggtgtatggtgggtttagtgtagatgtggggagggtgtatggtgggtttagtgtagatgtggggagtgtgtatggtgggtttagtgtagatgtggggagggtgtatggtgggtttagtgtagatgtggggagggtgtatggtgggtttagtgtagatatgaggagggtgtatggtgggtttagtatagatgtggggagggtgtagggtgggtttagtgtagatgtggggagtgtgtatggtgggtttagtgtagatgtggggagggtgtatggtgggtttagtgtagatgtggggagggtgtatggtgggtttagtgtagatgtggggagggtgtatggtgggtttagtgtagatgtggggagggtgtagggtggatttagtgtagatgtggggagggtgtatggtgggtttagtgtagatatgaggagggtgtatggtgggtgtagtgtagatgtggggagggtgtatggtgggtaTAGTGTAGATATGAggagggtgtatggtgggtttagtgtagatgtggggagggtgtagggtggatttagtgtagatgtggggagggtgtagggtgggtttagtgtagatgtggggagggtgtatggtgggtttagtgtagatgtggggagggtgtatggagggtttagtgtagatatgaggagggtgtatggtgggtgtagtgtagatgtggggagggtgtatggtgggtaTAGTGTAGATATgaggagggtgtagggtgggtttagtgtagatgtggggagggtgtatggtgggtttagtgtagatgtggggagtgtgtatggtgggtttagtgtagatgtggggagggtgtatggtgggtttagtgtagatgtggggagggtgtatggtgggtttagtgtagatgtggggagggtgtatggtgggtttagtgtagatgtggggagggtgtatggtgggtttagtgtagatatgaggagggtgtatggtgggtttagtgtagatgtggggagggtgtagggtgggtttagtgtagatgtggggagggtgtatggtgggtttagtgtagatgtggggagtgtgtatggtgggtttagtgtagatgtggggagggtgtatggtgggtttagtgtagatgtggggagggtgtatggtgggtttagtgtagatatgaggagggtgtatggtgggtttagtgtagatgtggggagggtgtagggtgggtttagtgtagatgtggggagtgtgtatggtgggtttagtgtagatgtggggagggtgtatggtgggtttagtgtagatgtggggagggtgtatggtgggtttagtgtagatgtggggagggtgtatggtgggtttagtgtagatgtggggagggtgtagggtggattTAGTGTacatgtggggagggtgtatggtgggtttagtgtagatgtggggagggtgtagggtggattTAGTGTacatgtggggagggtgtatggtgggtttagtgtagatgtggggagggtgtatggtgggtttagtgtagatgtggggagggtgtagggtggatttagtgtagatgtggggagggtgtatggtgggtttagtgtagatgtggggagggtggagggtggattTAGTGTacatgtggggagggtgtatggtgggtttagtgtagatgtggggagggtgtatggtgggtttagtgtagatgtggggagggtgtatggtgggtttagtgtagatgtggggagggtgtagggtggatttagtgtagatgtggggagggtgtatggtgggtttagtgtagatgtggggagggtggagggtgtatagtgggtttagtgtagatgtggggagggtatatggtgggtttagtgtagatgtggggagggtgtatggtgggtttagtgtagatgtggggagggtggagggtgtatggtgggtttagtgtagatgtggggagggtgtagggtggatttagtgtagatgtggggagggtgtatggtgggtttagtgtagatgtggggagggtggagggtgtatggtgggtttagtgtagatgtggggagggtatatggtgggtttagtgtagatgtggggagggtgtatggtgggtttagtgtagatatgaggagggtgtatggtgggtttagtgtagatgtggggagggtgtatggtgggtttagtgtagatgtggggagggtggagggtgtatggtgggtttagtgtagatgtggggagggtggagggtgtatggtgggtttagtgtagatgtggggagggtggagggtgtatggtgggtttagtgtagatgtggggagggtgtagggtgggtttagtg from Brachyhypopomus gauderio isolate BG-103 chromosome 8, BGAUD_0.2, whole genome shotgun sequence harbors:
- the palm3 gene encoding paralemmin-3 isoform X2 — protein: MDETEKYQQRVRAIAEKRRLQEEQERARRELEDEKLRLQQLKRKSLRDQWLMEGPPLSPDSMGPRSPLWGPEAQQIEAHIDKLQGEASKRLQTHMEDDSASPQPYIEAHSYRERREGVNHLPAGHLVQGALEKMNETTDGVQKVTVTPSTLPLTNGDGGEENSHSAPQQDELPCGNGFPDGPITLTFLGFSDVQPGQGVCDEDDSSTIIHAERVIITDEGDEVTEVPKQDDPRAQHTEEQMEEHTEEHTEEQMEEHTEEHTEEHMEEYTEEHTEEHTEEHTEEHMEEHTEEHTEEHTEEHMEEYTEEQMEEHTEEHTEEKVESADYGQVEAGTAKFWNHIEMSADHVHTAHDTVDEGRENDTDTSVATSRDLTRASSTATSTANNTDCGTDATASGLLENLADRILAGHMEQVVPALTSSEQFHSETAEGADTSPEMSTILELFRMQCSTGPVHQADARCQPQQEHAPQYVQVTPVSTSNTFQEIPLNRAGEGSSRKPPTPRQLTENDPLLASKVTPLTGMAHKNQAEGVDGPKRKTCQCCSVM
- the palm3 gene encoding paralemmin-3 isoform X1, translating into MAAGAAQRGGLAPQQELRFKMDETEKYQQRVRAIAEKRRLQEEQERARRELEDEKLRLQQLKRKSLRDQWLMEGPPLSPDSMGPRSPLWGPEAQQIEAHIDKLQGEASKRLQTHMEDDSASPQPYIEAHSYRERREGVNHLPAGHLVQGALEKMNETTDGVQKVTVTPSTLPLTNGDGGEENSHSAPQQDELPCGNGFPDGPITLTFLGFSDVQPGQGVCDEDDSSTIIHAERVIITDEGDEVTEVPKQDDPRAQHTEEQMEEHTEEHTEEQMEEHTEEHTEEHMEEYTEEHTEEHTEEHTEEHMEEHTEEHTEEHTEEHMEEYTEEQMEEHTEEHTEEKVESADYGQVEAGTAKFWNHIEMSADHVHTAHDTVDEGRENDTDTSVATSRDLTRASSTATSTANNTDCGTDATASGLLENLADRILAGHMEQVVPALTSSEQFHSETAEGADTSPEMSTILELFRMQCSTGPVHQADARCQPQQEHAPQYVQVTPVSTSNTFQEIPLNRAGEGSSRKPPTPRQLTENDPLLASKVTPLTGMAHKNQAEGVDGPKRKTCQCCSVM